The following proteins are co-located in the Vallicoccus soli genome:
- a CDS encoding TIGR03618 family F420-dependent PPOX class oxidoreductase has protein sequence MALDPAALPGPALAFLAERHLATLTTLRPDGTPHVVPVGFTWDERARVARVITGGGTRKARNAAAGGRAVLCQVDGWRWLSLEGPVRVLDDPASVQDAVQRYAERYRPPRENPERVVLEVAVDRVLGLVERPAPRG, from the coding sequence ATGGCCCTCGACCCGGCGGCCCTGCCCGGGCCCGCGCTGGCCTTCCTCGCCGAGCGCCACCTCGCCACGCTCACGACGCTGCGCCCGGACGGCACGCCGCACGTGGTGCCGGTCGGCTTCACCTGGGACGAGAGGGCGCGGGTCGCCCGGGTCATCACCGGCGGGGGCACCCGCAAGGCGCGCAACGCCGCGGCCGGCGGGCGGGCCGTCCTGTGCCAGGTCGACGGCTGGCGCTGGCTGAGCCTCGAGGGCCCGGTGCGGGTGCTCGACGACCCTGCGTCCGTGCAGGACGCGGTGCAGCGCTACGCCGAGCGGTACCGGCCGCCGCGGGAGAACCCCGAGCGCGTCGTGCTCGAGGTCGCCGTCGACCGGGTGCTGGGCCTCGTCGAGCGTCCCGCGCCCCGCGGCTGA